One window from the genome of Dermacentor silvarum isolate Dsil-2018 chromosome 7, BIME_Dsil_1.4, whole genome shotgun sequence encodes:
- the LOC125947188 gene encoding uncharacterized protein LOC125947188, with amino-acid sequence MCHRRSRATFTLQDVQPPSRIHRPLRGLGASARHTGGARNQAQEIGKVRAHQRRPGAEGGPCSYPSRPPPPPWAPPRAPPRAPPRAPPCSRLARRLARRMARRMARWRARWLRLALRDIPRTVGNRGLEHGRVLQPAGDARADWS; translated from the exons CCACCGCAGGAGCCGTGCCACCTTTACCCTTCAAGATGTGCAGCCGCCGAGTCGCATTCACCGTCCTCTGCGTGGCCTTGGTGCTAGCGCTCGTCACACAGGAGGCGCACGCAACCAAGCTCAAGAAATTGGCAAAGTACGCGCTCATCAGCGCCGCCCTGGCGCCGAGGGTGGTCCCTGTTCCTATCCCAGTCGG ccaccaccaccaccatgggCACCACCACGGGCACCACCACGGGCACCACCACGCGCACCACCCTGTTCCCGCCTGGCCCGCAGGCTGGCCCGAAGGATGGCACGGAGGATGGCACGGTGGCGTGCACGCTGGCTACGGCTGGCATTGAGAGACATACCGAGGACGGTTGGCAACAGAGGCTTGGAGCACGGCAGG GTCTTACAGCCAGCAGGAGATGCCCGCGCTGACTGGTCGTGA